From Psychrobacillus sp. FSL K6-2836, a single genomic window includes:
- a CDS encoding tyrosine-protein phosphatase: MIDIHSHILYGVDDGPAQLEETIEMFEQALKEGITEIISTSHAFHPQFNASATIVTEQIKLLQQTIEERQLPLKLHRGHEVRLKDNLVELLQEQKIHTLAGSKYLLLELPSSGIPKYTVDIIHQLLSEDILPIIAHPERNKAIADNPSRLAKLINHGAVAQITAGSLAGHFGRGIQKLSLELVDANLVHTYGSDVHNLKKRPFKFDAGLRYLEKHKRLDAVDIFLENNARIIENNEIIILEPEELVKHKWWNIFA; this comes from the coding sequence ATGATAGATATTCATAGCCATATTTTATATGGAGTTGATGATGGTCCAGCTCAATTAGAAGAGACAATAGAAATGTTTGAGCAAGCGCTAAAAGAGGGAATAACAGAAATAATATCCACCTCACATGCGTTCCATCCACAATTCAATGCAAGTGCTACTATAGTGACAGAACAGATAAAATTATTACAACAAACAATAGAAGAAAGACAGCTGCCTTTAAAATTGCATAGAGGACATGAAGTGCGGTTAAAAGACAATTTAGTTGAACTACTTCAGGAACAGAAGATTCATACACTTGCTGGCTCCAAATATTTGCTACTAGAGCTACCATCTAGCGGTATACCAAAATATACAGTAGATATTATCCACCAGTTATTATCGGAGGATATATTACCTATCATAGCGCATCCAGAAAGAAACAAAGCAATAGCGGATAACCCGTCACGACTGGCAAAACTCATTAATCACGGAGCTGTAGCGCAAATAACGGCTGGGAGCTTGGCAGGTCATTTTGGACGAGGGATTCAGAAGTTATCATTAGAGCTAGTAGATGCAAACTTAGTACATACGTATGGATCAGACGTACATAATTTGAAAAAAAGACCCTTTAAATTTGATGCCGGGTTAAGATATTTAGAAAAGCATAAGAGACTAGATGCAGTCGACATTTTTCTTGAAAATAATGCAAGAATCATAGAGAATAACGAAATAATTATTTTAGAGCCAGAAGAACTAGTTAAACATAAATGGTGGAATATTTTTGCGTGA